Proteins co-encoded in one Campylobacter jejuni genomic window:
- the motB gene encoding flagellar motor protein MotB, whose translation MAKKHKCPECPAGEKWAVPYADFLSLLLALFIALWAISKTNPAKVEALKTEFVKIFDYTSTQTVKEEAKTQEKYKGAAKEESDELKSLKQMTMTQQETIKRLQAALDQSDNQVALNLPSKVEFERGSAQIVSADIQDYLKRTAELTTYLPPQAKIEIRGYTDNSDSIIRSYELAYQRAENVLKYFIEGGENLKNISIKSYGLNNPINGNPQALENNRVEIYFKVDTVDTSTQKSVLELINKIGTKTP comes from the coding sequence ATGGCTAAAAAACATAAATGCCCAGAATGTCCAGCAGGTGAAAAATGGGCTGTGCCTTATGCAGACTTTCTAAGTTTGCTTTTAGCACTCTTTATTGCTCTTTGGGCAATTTCTAAAACAAATCCAGCTAAAGTAGAAGCATTAAAAACAGAATTTGTAAAAATTTTTGATTACACCTCTACCCAAACAGTCAAAGAAGAAGCTAAAACTCAAGAAAAGTACAAAGGTGCAGCAAAAGAAGAAAGTGATGAACTCAAATCATTAAAACAAATGACTATGACACAGCAAGAAACTATCAAACGTCTTCAAGCGGCTCTAGATCAAAGCGACAATCAGGTTGCTCTTAACCTTCCATCTAAAGTTGAATTTGAAAGAGGTAGCGCTCAAATCGTTTCAGCTGATATACAAGATTATTTAAAACGTACGGCTGAACTAACAACATATTTGCCACCTCAAGCAAAAATAGAAATTAGAGGCTATACAGACAATAGCGACTCTATTATAAGAAGTTATGAACTCGCCTACCAAAGAGCGGAAAATGTATTAAAATATTTTATAGAAGGTGGAGAAAATTTAAAAAACATTAGCATTAAAAGCTACGGGCTTAATAATCCCATCAATGGAAATCCACAAGCTCTAGAAAATAATAGAGTAGAAATATATTTTAAAGTCGATACAGTAGATACAAGTACTCAAAAATCGGTTCTTGAGCTTATTAACAAAATAGGAACTAAAACACCTTAA
- the plsX gene encoding phosphate acyltransferase PlsX: MINIAIDAMGGDFGEKPIIEGVLKALEAKPFNAILVGNSKILKPLIPKKLEQYIQYEEANEIFSMNENATDALKNKETTIYKAINLLKEKKVDAVVSAGHSGASMSLATLRLGRLKGISRPAIATLMPNIVNKTLLLDVGANTDCKAENLFQFAIMGKVYAREIMQIQKPRLALLSNGEEECKGNELTKESHQLMKKIPNFIGNAEGRDIFNGEIDVLVCDGFDGNVILKACEGVATAIFQLLKNEVKQSFISKIGALLMKPSFKKLKKHTDWQEYGGAPLLGVNGCVIISHGKSDSRAIKNAIFQAINFSQSHINELIENELGKYNA; this comes from the coding sequence ATGATTAACATTGCCATCGATGCAATGGGTGGTGATTTTGGAGAAAAACCCATTATAGAAGGCGTTTTAAAGGCGCTAGAAGCAAAACCTTTTAACGCTATCTTAGTGGGAAATTCTAAAATTCTAAAACCTTTAATACCAAAAAAATTAGAACAATATATACAATACGAAGAAGCTAATGAAATTTTTTCGATGAATGAAAATGCCACGGATGCTTTAAAAAATAAAGAAACAACCATATATAAAGCTATTAATTTATTAAAAGAAAAAAAAGTAGATGCTGTAGTTTCAGCGGGTCATAGTGGAGCAAGTATGTCTTTGGCTACCTTAAGACTTGGAAGACTTAAAGGTATTTCAAGACCTGCTATTGCCACTTTAATGCCAAATATCGTTAACAAAACTTTACTTTTGGATGTTGGAGCTAATACAGATTGTAAAGCTGAAAATTTATTTCAATTTGCCATAATGGGTAAAGTTTATGCTAGAGAAATTATGCAAATTCAAAAACCACGCCTTGCTTTACTTTCTAATGGTGAAGAAGAATGCAAAGGCAATGAACTTACCAAAGAAAGTCATCAGCTTATGAAAAAAATTCCAAATTTTATAGGTAATGCTGAAGGTAGAGATATTTTCAATGGTGAAATAGATGTTTTAGTCTGCGATGGTTTTGATGGAAATGTTATCTTAAAGGCTTGTGAAGGTGTGGCAACAGCTATTTTTCAGCTTCTAAAAAACGAAGTAAAGCAATCTTTTATTTCTAAAATAGGTGCTTTACTTATGAAGCCATCTTTTAAAAAATTAAAAAAACACACAGATTGGCAAGAATATGGCGGAGCACCCCTTCTTGGAGTTAATGGCTGCGTGATCATAAGTCATGGAAAAAGCGATTCTAGAGCTATTAAAAATGCGATTTTTCAAGCTATAAATTTTAGCCAATCTCATATCAATGAACTTATAGAAAATGAACTTGGGAAATACAATGCTTAA
- a CDS encoding RidA family protein, with product MIKRFDECDRMSQIIVFDKYFKTAGQVAFEPSGDIKKQTKEALAELDALFEKIGTNKGDLIQIQIWLANMQDFDAMNEIYDAWIKNYPKHVRACVGSALAEGYLVEIQAFGKLREN from the coding sequence TTTGATGAGTGCGATAGAATGTCGCAAATTATTGTTTTTGATAAATATTTTAAGACTGCAGGACAAGTGGCTTTTGAACCTAGCGGAGATATTAAAAAACAAACTAAAGAAGCGCTTGCAGAACTTGATGCTTTGTTTGAAAAAATAGGCACAAACAAAGGAGATTTGATTCAAATTCAAATCTGGTTAGCTAATATGCAAGATTTTGATGCAATGAATGAAATTTATGATGCTTGGATTAAAAATTATCCTAAACATGTTAGAGCTTGTGTAGGAAGTGCTTTAGCAGAGGGTTATTTGGTGGAAATTCAAGCTTTTGGAAAGCTAAGAGAGAATTAA
- the rpmF gene encoding 50S ribosomal protein L32, translating into MAVPKRRVSKTRAAKRRTHYKVSLPMPVKDKDGSYKMPHRANPTTKEY; encoded by the coding sequence ATGGCAGTACCAAAGAGAAGAGTAAGTAAAACTCGTGCAGCTAAACGCAGAACTCACTATAAAGTTAGTCTTCCTATGCCTGTAAAAGACAAAGATGGAAGCTACAAAATGCCTCACCGTGCGAATCCAACAACTAAGGAATATTAA
- the ahpC gene encoding peroxiredoxin translates to MIVTKKALDFTAPAVLGNNEIVQDFNLYKNIGPKGAVVFFYPKDFTFVCPSEIIAFDKRYQEFKNRGIEVIGISGDNEFSHFAWKNTPVNQGGIGQVKFPLVADLTKQIARNFDVLYAEAVALRGSFLLDADGTVRHAVVNDLPLGRNIDEMLRMVDTMLFTNEHGEVCPAGWNKGDEGMKANPKGVAEYLGKNEAKL, encoded by the coding sequence ATGATAGTTACTAAAAAAGCTTTAGATTTTACTGCTCCAGCGGTATTAGGAAACAATGAAATTGTTCAAGATTTTAATCTTTATAAAAACATAGGTCCAAAAGGAGCGGTAGTATTCTTTTATCCAAAAGATTTTACTTTTGTTTGTCCTTCAGAAATTATAGCTTTTGACAAAAGATATCAAGAATTTAAAAATCGTGGTATTGAAGTAATTGGAATTTCAGGAGATAATGAATTTTCACATTTTGCTTGGAAAAATACTCCAGTAAATCAAGGCGGTATTGGTCAGGTTAAATTTCCGCTTGTTGCTGACTTAACTAAGCAGATTGCTAGAAATTTTGATGTACTTTATGCAGAAGCAGTTGCCCTTCGTGGTTCGTTCTTGCTTGATGCTGATGGAACAGTTCGCCATGCTGTGGTTAATGATTTACCACTAGGTAGAAATATAGATGAAATGTTAAGAATGGTTGATACTATGCTTTTTACAAATGAGCATGGTGAAGTTTGTCCTGCAGGATGGAATAAGGGCGATGAAGGTATGAAAGCTAACCCTAAAGGCGTGGCTGAATATCTTGGCAAAAACGAAGCTAAACTTTAA
- the flhB gene encoding flagellar biosynthesis protein FlhB, with translation MAGEDQEKTEEPTSKKIEDARKEGNVPKSQDAAAIVTLIIGVTITLFMMSFMGERIVNLYRYYQSFIGVEFDLRIIQAIMIKSIFEVLIILAPIVLSIMIAGVLGNIMQFGFIFTTKPIMPNLGKINPLKGLKNLFSLKKIVESIKIILKVGIVFTIAFIVLLKFMQELPRVELYTMVAQLTWLRDRAIVLAAIVIVAFLIIAVLDVFLVRFQYFKGLRMSKQEIKDEYKQMEGDPQVKGRIRRLQMEAARRRMVQDVAGADVVITNPTHYAVAIRYDTSKEQAPRVVAKGVDFLALRIKQVAYENNVVVYENPPLARELYKACDVNDLIPREMFKAVAEVLGFVYNTNNKSRLAGQVKKGN, from the coding sequence ATGGCAGGCGAAGATCAAGAAAAAACAGAAGAACCCACGTCCAAAAAGATAGAAGATGCACGTAAAGAAGGTAATGTTCCAAAGTCTCAAGATGCGGCAGCTATTGTAACTTTGATAATTGGAGTAACTATAACTTTATTTATGATGAGTTTTATGGGCGAGAGAATTGTAAATTTATATAGATACTATCAAAGTTTTATTGGTGTTGAATTTGATTTGCGTATTATTCAAGCCATTATGATTAAAAGCATTTTTGAGGTTTTAATTATTCTTGCGCCTATTGTTTTAAGTATTATGATTGCTGGGGTTTTGGGAAATATTATGCAATTTGGTTTTATTTTTACAACTAAACCTATTATGCCAAATTTAGGAAAAATCAATCCTCTAAAAGGTTTAAAAAACCTTTTTTCATTGAAAAAAATTGTTGAAAGTATAAAAATTATTTTAAAAGTGGGCATTGTTTTTACTATAGCTTTTATAGTTTTACTTAAATTTATGCAAGAGCTTCCAAGAGTTGAGCTTTATACTATGGTTGCACAGCTTACTTGGCTAAGAGACAGAGCTATTGTTTTAGCAGCTATTGTTATAGTTGCTTTTTTAATTATTGCTGTTTTAGATGTTTTTTTGGTGCGTTTTCAGTATTTTAAAGGTTTGCGTATGAGCAAACAAGAAATAAAAGATGAGTATAAACAAATGGAAGGAGATCCTCAGGTTAAAGGTAGAATTCGTAGACTTCAAATGGAAGCTGCGCGTCGTCGTATGGTTCAAGATGTTGCAGGTGCGGATGTGGTGATCACAAACCCAACGCATTATGCCGTAGCTATTCGTTATGATACAAGTAAAGAACAAGCTCCTAGGGTTGTTGCCAAAGGAGTGGATTTTCTCGCTCTTCGCATAAAACAAGTAGCCTATGAAAATAATGTTGTAGTTTATGAAAATCCTCCTTTAGCAAGAGAGCTTTATAAAGCTTGTGATGTTAATGATCTTATTCCTAGGGAAATGTTTAAAGCTGTAGCTGAGGTGCTAGGATTTGTTTATAATACAAATAATAAGAGTCGTTTAGCTGGTCAAGTAAAAAAAGGAAACTAA
- the ndk gene encoding nucleoside-diphosphate kinase, translated as MEKTLSIIKPDAVKKGVIGKILDRFESNGLRIAAMKKVQLSKEQAENFYAIHKERPFFKDLVEFMISGPVVVSVLEGEGAVLKNRDLMGATNPKEAKAGTIRADFAESIDANAVHGSDSLENAKIEIEFFFKPNEIC; from the coding sequence ATGGAAAAAACTTTATCTATAATTAAACCTGATGCTGTTAAAAAAGGTGTTATAGGAAAAATTTTAGATCGTTTTGAAAGCAATGGATTAAGAATCGCTGCAATGAAAAAAGTTCAACTTAGTAAAGAACAAGCTGAAAATTTTTATGCTATTCATAAAGAAAGACCTTTTTTTAAAGATTTGGTTGAATTTATGATTAGCGGTCCTGTTGTTGTTTCTGTACTAGAAGGGGAAGGTGCTGTATTGAAAAATAGAGATTTAATGGGGGCAACAAATCCTAAAGAAGCTAAAGCAGGGACAATTAGAGCTGATTTTGCTGAGAGTATTGATGCTAATGCTGTTCATGGAAGCGATAGCTTAGAAAATGCGAAAATAGAAATTGAATTTTTCTTTAAACCAAATGAAATTTGCTAA
- the fabH gene encoding beta-ketoacyl-ACP synthase III: MLKAGLKSIASYIPEKILSNADLEKMVDTTDEWITRRTGIKERRIASENENTSDLGTKAALKAIERANLKPEDIDAILVATLSPDYFTMPSTACKIASNLGLVNISAFDISAACSGFIYLLEQAKALVESGLKKNVLIIGAEKTSSIMDYNDRSICILFGDGAGAGVVSFDNENHILDVHTASNGNYGDLLMTQRSQKSSLCQTLSMQMKGNEVFKIAVNTLSNDVVEILVKNNILAQEIDLFIPHQANLRIIKAVQEKLNLSDEKCVITVQKYGNTSAASIPMAMNDAYEEGRLKKGNLILLDAFGGGFTWGSALLKFGGENF; this comes from the coding sequence ATGCTTAAAGCCGGTCTTAAAAGTATAGCTTCTTATATTCCAGAAAAAATTTTAAGCAATGCTGATCTTGAAAAAATGGTAGATACCACCGATGAATGGATCACTAGACGCACAGGTATTAAAGAAAGACGCATTGCTAGTGAAAATGAAAATACTAGCGATTTGGGCACAAAAGCTGCATTAAAAGCCATAGAAAGAGCAAATTTAAAACCTGAAGATATTGATGCTATTCTTGTAGCCACTTTAAGTCCTGATTATTTTACTATGCCTTCAACGGCTTGTAAAATTGCTTCAAATTTAGGACTTGTAAATATTAGCGCTTTTGATATTTCAGCAGCTTGTTCTGGTTTTATCTATTTACTTGAACAAGCCAAAGCCTTAGTAGAAAGTGGTTTGAAAAAAAATGTTTTAATCATAGGAGCTGAAAAAACAAGTTCAATTATGGATTACAATGACAGAAGCATTTGTATACTCTTTGGAGATGGTGCAGGTGCTGGAGTTGTAAGTTTTGACAATGAAAATCATATCCTTGATGTACATACTGCAAGCAATGGTAATTATGGAGATCTTTTAATGACTCAAAGATCGCAAAAATCAAGCCTATGTCAAACACTTTCTATGCAAATGAAAGGCAATGAAGTTTTTAAAATAGCAGTAAACACGCTTAGCAATGATGTTGTAGAAATTTTAGTTAAAAATAACATTTTAGCACAAGAAATTGATCTTTTTATTCCTCATCAAGCTAATCTACGCATCATTAAAGCCGTCCAAGAAAAACTCAATCTAAGCGATGAAAAATGTGTAATCACTGTACAAAAATATGGCAATACTTCAGCTGCTTCTATACCTATGGCAATGAATGATGCCTATGAAGAAGGTCGACTTAAAAAAGGAAATCTGATCTTACTAGATGCTTTTGGCGGTGGTTTTACTTGGGGATCTGCGCTTTTAAAATTTGGAGGAGAGAATTTTTAA
- the fdxA gene encoding DUF362 domain-containing protein has translation MAVKITDTCIACGSCIDECPVGAIVDDANNPEGKDRYYVYANKCVECVGHNDQPACASACPTDGCIVWSAVESGQPSRDNIGADMRNEDTPVFA, from the coding sequence ATGGCTGTAAAAATTACAGATACATGTATTGCTTGTGGTTCTTGTATTGATGAGTGTCCAGTGGGTGCTATCGTTGATGATGCTAACAATCCAGAAGGTAAAGATAGATATTATGTTTATGCAAACAAATGCGTTGAATGCGTAGGACATAATGATCAACCAGCTTGTGCCAGTGCTTGCCCAACAGATGGATGTATAGTTTGGAGTGCTGTAGAATCAGGACAACCAAGTCGTGATAATATTGGTGCTGATATGAGAAACGAGGACACTCCAGTTTTTGCATAA